A window from Chitinophaga filiformis encodes these proteins:
- a CDS encoding bifunctional 3,4-dihydroxy-2-butanone-4-phosphate synthase/GTP cyclohydrolase II, with protein MLDTIESAIEDIRNGKLVIVVDDEDRENEGDFVTAARNVTPEIINFMSRYGRGLICAPLVEERCEELKLEMMVRDNTALHQTPFTVSVDLLGHGCTTGISAHDRAKTVQALIDPNTRPEELGKPGHIFPLKAKSGGVLRRTGHTEATIDLARLAGFEPAGVLVEIMNEDGTMARLPQLKEIADKFDLKLISIKDLIEYRLEKETLIEEQVTVHMPTAYGDFELVAFKQLNSGDLHMALKKGTWEKGEPVLVRIHSSCVTGDILHSLRCDCGEQLHKAMEMVEREGKGLILYMNQEGRGIGLLNKLKAYKLQEEGRDTVQANLELGFKMDERDYGVGAQILRHMNITKMRLITNNPRKRAGLKGYGLEIVENVPIEVHPNPHNEFYLKTKRDKLGHEILKG; from the coding sequence ATGCTAGATACAATAGAATCAGCCATAGAAGATATCAGGAATGGTAAGCTGGTAATAGTCGTAGATGACGAGGACAGGGAGAATGAGGGAGATTTTGTTACAGCAGCAAGGAACGTAACACCAGAGATCATCAATTTTATGAGCCGTTACGGCCGTGGTTTAATATGTGCACCGCTGGTGGAAGAACGTTGTGAGGAACTGAAGCTGGAAATGATGGTGCGTGACAATACAGCTCTGCACCAGACGCCCTTTACCGTATCAGTGGACCTTTTAGGCCACGGATGCACCACCGGTATTTCAGCGCACGACCGTGCCAAGACCGTACAGGCCCTGATTGATCCTAATACACGCCCTGAAGAACTTGGGAAACCAGGACATATCTTCCCCCTGAAGGCAAAAAGCGGCGGCGTACTACGCCGTACCGGTCATACCGAAGCCACTATCGACCTGGCCCGTCTGGCTGGTTTTGAGCCTGCCGGCGTGCTGGTGGAGATCATGAACGAAGACGGCACCATGGCCCGCCTGCCACAACTGAAGGAAATAGCAGACAAGTTCGACCTGAAGCTTATTTCTATCAAAGATCTGATCGAATACCGCCTGGAAAAAGAAACCCTGATCGAAGAACAGGTAACTGTACATATGCCTACCGCATATGGCGACTTCGAACTGGTAGCTTTTAAACAACTGAACTCCGGCGACCTGCATATGGCCCTCAAAAAGGGTACCTGGGAGAAAGGTGAACCGGTACTGGTTCGTATACACTCCTCCTGCGTAACCGGCGACATCCTGCACTCCCTCCGCTGCGATTGCGGCGAACAGCTGCACAAGGCCATGGAAATGGTAGAACGCGAAGGTAAAGGCCTGATACTCTACATGAACCAGGAAGGCCGTGGTATCGGACTGCTGAACAAACTGAAGGCCTACAAGCTGCAGGAAGAAGGTCGTGACACCGTACAGGCAAACCTGGAACTGGGCTTCAAAATGGATGAACGCGACTACGGTGTAGGGGCACAGATCCTCCGCCATATGAACATTACCAAAATGCGCCTGATCACCAATAATCCCCGCAAACGCGCCGGGTTAAAAGGATATGGCCTTGAAATAGTGGAAAATGTACCTATTGAAGTACATCCGAATCCACATAACGAATTCTATCTCAAGACCAAACGCGATAAGCTGGGACATGAGATACTAAAGGGGTAA
- a CDS encoding translocation/assembly module TamB domain-containing protein, with protein MVQNFLVHQVTQRLSEQLRTRVEIDHVNVRLFNSFRLEGTLIEDRHKDTLLYARVLQLRITDWFFFQDKPVIKFVGLEDADINLVRHRNDSVWNYQFIIDEFSAPPDTTLKPRKGGGGVSFDLRKTDLRNVRINQIDAWIGEDMRVAAKRIYLDAKNIDLNLHNIDIQELTLDKPTFIISRYPASPLRKKRPAPPAAPLTDTAAIPALRWNSANWKLLVKEISIKDGTLGVDDLEDPTPVAKGYFAPNHIRFNKIDLSLTNTSLVKDSILGDLTMSTKERSGFEVKKLTAKFKMSPVEMEFSHMDLFTNRSHLRDYYTMQYADISDMNHYIDEVYMRAHIVNSSLHSDDIAYFAPELSDWKREISLSGDARGPVSNLKASNIRLEAGATTRLKGGLEMRGLPDINNTYIDFNADELLTTGADIISIAPDLRNIDPVQLERLNNIRFTGSFTGFVNDFVAYGKFQTNLGNLNSDLNFKTNRDVPVYSGSLTTDAFNVGALMGVPEIATVSLSAKLNGEGFNFRTLKAAVDADVQQITLNGYSYSNIKTKGEMNRKFFNGSLTVNDPNLDMDFSGTIDFNGDVPVFDFDSDIRHGNLRALKLTGDSIVLQAKMALNFAGDNIDNFNGSARVYNVSLFKDQRRLEFDSLNVSTHLENNVKVLAIQGSEIGGYVKGNYSFMQLPDAFRLLLNKYYPSYFPTAPKDNIQQDFSFAFQLGQVDKLIRGFSKDISGFDNSTIEGNLNTIKGNLALNVNVPLASYRNYHFENLQLKSTGTFDKIDISTSIGKVSSGDKVLLQHPLILANSGRDTSYIKVDLQAIDSSSLDGFYARVITVAEGVKVSFLNSAFTVNERQWNVTPGNEIYWSKDFLTIHNLQVTRNEQSITVETNEFNPDESKFIVNLKNLNLNDVIPSQLTTMRIEGFADGNITISDPAGSLDVNALITTSELRIDNDSIGLVAFEGGYKQETGDVTFSVRSENKGKNFFAEGLAGVSATNNRLQANVELNGTSLSVLDRFVNEYVTDLKGMASGKLAITGTTRQPSVHGNLRVDSAGLKVLYLGTHYTIPRLNVNIDDNLIEFGNFFIVDKNNSRATASGYISHDHFNNLNFDFDVSARNFIFLNTGAADSDLFYGNVIADGKVYFSGPLNDLQLRIQARPGRTTHFYLPLSDSKDIGRSDYITFKSYGTEMKEEKKKKKDNVKLSVKLDISATPDAQIDVIMDAASGDMISANGTGNLQINVNTEGDFTMFGNYEINNGSYNFTLQRLTSWKFDIDKSSSITWNGDPNEAKVDIHAKYTLPKVSLYNLVGNSSTAGDKLATRTERVDILINLRNELMKPDITYEISLPEVGSVAYESGVAAKLREINQDQNKALQQMAGLLLFNQFLPEDPNSAGGASVATTGKNSVGQALSAQASAILNNITGTLLKNSGIGINVNYRAYNIGSQDNASLDRNQVSAGVTSNLYNNRIRLYVGGDYDWGKASTSANANRFAGDFRAEYLLTPEGRLRINAFSKSDYDVYNLVNRNKAGLGISYVREYNKFSELFNERNRRRYIDSIRRAEAIRQEEIEKQRDKEDSLKRKGGN; from the coding sequence GTGGTACAGAACTTCCTGGTGCATCAAGTCACCCAACGCCTGTCAGAACAACTGAGAACCCGTGTAGAGATCGATCATGTCAACGTCCGCCTGTTCAATAGTTTCCGCCTGGAAGGCACACTGATAGAAGACCGTCATAAAGATACCCTGCTCTATGCCCGCGTACTGCAATTGCGCATTACGGACTGGTTCTTCTTCCAGGACAAACCTGTGATCAAGTTTGTGGGACTGGAAGACGCAGATATAAACCTGGTACGCCACAGGAACGATTCCGTATGGAACTACCAATTCATCATCGATGAATTCAGCGCTCCGCCGGATACTACCCTGAAGCCCCGCAAAGGCGGCGGCGGTGTCTCTTTCGACCTGCGTAAAACAGACCTGCGCAATGTGCGCATTAACCAGATCGATGCCTGGATAGGAGAAGACATGCGTGTGGCGGCTAAACGCATTTACCTGGACGCCAAGAATATTGACCTTAACCTGCATAACATTGATATACAGGAGCTGACGCTGGATAAACCGACGTTTATCATTTCCCGGTACCCGGCCTCTCCCCTCCGTAAGAAACGTCCGGCGCCACCCGCAGCGCCGCTCACAGATACCGCAGCCATTCCCGCCCTTCGCTGGAACAGCGCCAACTGGAAGCTGCTGGTAAAAGAGATCAGCATTAAGGACGGCACTTTAGGGGTGGATGACCTGGAAGACCCTACCCCGGTAGCAAAAGGATATTTTGCCCCCAATCATATCCGCTTCAACAAGATCGACCTGTCACTGACCAATACCAGCCTGGTAAAAGACAGCATCCTGGGCGATCTGACCATGAGCACCAAAGAGCGGAGCGGCTTCGAGGTGAAAAAGCTGACAGCGAAGTTCAAGATGTCGCCGGTAGAAATGGAGTTCTCCCACATGGACCTGTTTACCAACCGCAGCCACCTGCGGGATTACTATACCATGCAGTATGCCGATATCAGTGACATGAACCACTATATCGACGAGGTATATATGCGTGCGCATATTGTGAACAGCTCCCTCCATTCCGACGATATCGCCTACTTCGCGCCCGAACTGTCCGACTGGAAAAGGGAGATCTCCCTGAGCGGAGATGCCCGTGGCCCTGTCAGCAACCTGAAAGCATCCAATATCCGCCTGGAAGCCGGCGCCACCACCCGCCTGAAAGGCGGACTGGAAATGCGTGGCCTTCCGGATATCAACAATACCTACATCGACTTTAACGCAGATGAACTGCTCACCACCGGGGCTGACATTATCAGCATTGCGCCTGATCTGCGGAATATAGATCCCGTGCAACTGGAACGGCTGAACAATATCCGTTTCACCGGTAGCTTTACAGGCTTCGTGAACGACTTCGTGGCCTACGGTAAGTTCCAGACCAATCTGGGTAACCTGAATTCCGACCTTAACTTTAAAACGAACAGGGATGTACCGGTATATTCCGGAAGTCTCACCACAGACGCCTTCAACGTGGGCGCCCTGATGGGCGTGCCCGAAATAGCTACCGTCTCGCTCAGCGCAAAACTGAACGGGGAAGGCTTCAACTTCAGGACCCTGAAAGCTGCCGTGGATGCCGATGTACAACAGATCACACTGAACGGCTACAGCTACAGCAATATCAAGACCAAGGGGGAAATGAACCGTAAATTCTTCAACGGCTCCCTAACGGTCAACGATCCCAACCTGGACATGGATTTTTCCGGTACCATCGACTTCAATGGCGATGTGCCGGTATTCGATTTCGATTCCGACATCCGCCATGGCAACCTGCGGGCCTTAAAACTGACAGGCGATTCCATCGTGCTGCAGGCTAAAATGGCCCTCAACTTCGCCGGAGACAACATCGATAACTTCAATGGTTCCGCCAGGGTATACAATGTATCCCTGTTCAAAGACCAGCGCAGGCTGGAGTTCGACTCCCTCAATGTATCCACCCACCTGGAAAATAATGTAAAGGTGCTGGCCATCCAGGGTAGCGAAATAGGCGGGTATGTAAAAGGGAATTACAGTTTCATGCAGCTGCCGGATGCTTTCCGCCTCCTGTTGAACAAATATTATCCCAGCTACTTCCCTACCGCCCCTAAAGACAATATCCAGCAGGATTTCTCTTTCGCCTTCCAGCTGGGGCAGGTAGATAAACTGATACGTGGCTTTTCAAAGGATATTTCCGGCTTCGACAACTCCACCATAGAGGGTAACCTGAATACCATCAAAGGTAACCTGGCCCTGAATGTCAATGTGCCGCTGGCCTCTTACAGGAACTATCATTTTGAAAATCTTCAGCTGAAAAGCACGGGGACTTTCGACAAGATAGACATCAGTACCAGTATCGGGAAGGTATCTTCCGGCGACAAGGTACTGCTGCAGCATCCGCTTATCCTGGCCAATTCCGGCAGGGATACTTCTTATATTAAGGTGGACCTGCAGGCTATAGACTCCTCCTCCCTGGATGGTTTCTATGCCAGGGTTATTACTGTAGCTGAGGGTGTGAAAGTGAGTTTCCTCAACAGCGCCTTTACCGTAAATGAGCGGCAATGGAATGTGACGCCGGGCAATGAAATATACTGGAGCAAGGACTTCCTCACCATCCATAACCTGCAGGTAACCAGGAACGAACAAAGCATCACGGTAGAGACGAACGAGTTCAACCCGGACGAGTCGAAATTTATCGTGAACCTGAAAAACCTGAACCTGAATGACGTCATCCCCTCCCAACTGACCACTATGCGCATAGAAGGTTTTGCGGATGGGAACATCACCATTTCCGATCCGGCAGGCAGCCTGGATGTCAATGCCCTGATCACCACCAGCGAGTTGCGTATTGACAATGACTCCATTGGCCTGGTGGCCTTTGAAGGCGGTTATAAACAGGAAACGGGCGACGTGACCTTCTCTGTCAGATCAGAAAATAAGGGCAAGAATTTCTTTGCAGAAGGACTGGCAGGCGTATCCGCCACCAACAACAGGTTACAGGCCAATGTGGAGCTGAACGGCACCTCTCTCAGTGTGCTGGACCGCTTTGTGAACGAATATGTAACAGACCTGAAAGGGATGGCCTCCGGCAAGCTGGCCATCACCGGCACTACCCGGCAGCCATCCGTACATGGTAACCTGCGCGTAGACAGTGCGGGCCTGAAGGTGTTGTACCTGGGCACCCATTACACCATCCCCCGGCTTAACGTGAACATAGATGACAACCTGATTGAATTCGGTAACTTCTTCATCGTCGATAAGAATAACAGCCGGGCTACTGCCAGTGGTTATATATCACATGATCATTTCAATAATCTCAACTTTGACTTCGACGTTAGTGCCAGGAACTTCATATTCCTGAATACCGGTGCGGCAGACAGCGACCTGTTTTACGGGAACGTGATCGCAGATGGTAAGGTCTATTTCTCGGGCCCCCTGAACGATCTGCAACTGCGTATACAGGCAAGACCAGGCAGGACCACACATTTCTACCTGCCATTGTCAGACAGTAAGGACATTGGCCGTTCGGACTATATCACGTTCAAGTCTTACGGTACGGAGATGAAAGAGGAAAAGAAAAAGAAGAAAGACAACGTAAAACTGAGCGTAAAACTGGATATCTCCGCCACCCCGGATGCCCAGATCGACGTGATCATGGACGCTGCTTCCGGTGATATGATCTCGGCGAACGGTACCGGCAACCTGCAGATCAATGTGAATACAGAGGGCGATTTCACCATGTTCGGTAATTATGAGATCAATAACGGATCCTACAATTTTACCCTGCAGCGGCTGACCAGCTGGAAGTTCGACATCGACAAGAGCAGTTCCATCACCTGGAATGGCGATCCCAACGAAGCCAAAGTGGACATTCATGCGAAATACACGCTGCCTAAAGTAAGTCTTTATAACCTGGTGGGTAACTCCTCTACCGCGGGCGATAAACTGGCTACCCGTACAGAAAGGGTGGACATCCTCATCAATCTCCGGAACGAGCTGATGAAGCCGGATATCACCTACGAGATCAGCCTGCCGGAAGTAGGCTCAGTGGCTTACGAAAGTGGTGTGGCGGCCAAACTGAGGGAGATCAACCAGGACCAGAACAAGGCCCTGCAACAAATGGCCGGTCTTCTCCTGTTCAACCAGTTCCTGCCGGAAGATCCTAACTCGGCCGGTGGCGCCAGTGTGGCAACGACGGGTAAGAACAGCGTGGGCCAGGCGTTGAGTGCACAGGCATCTGCCATTCTGAACAATATTACCGGCACCCTGCTGAAAAACAGCGGTATCGGTATCAATGTCAACTACAGGGCTTACAATATTGGTAGCCAGGACAATGCATCCCTTGACCGTAACCAGGTGAGCGCCGGGGTGACCAGTAACCTCTATAATAACAGGATCAGGTTGTATGTGGGCGGTGACTACGATTGGGGTAAGGCCAGCACTTCGGCCAATGCCAACCGCTTTGCGGGCGACTTCAGGGCAGAATACCTCCTGACACCGGAAGGCCGTTTGCGTATCAATGCCTTCAGTAAATCGGATTATGACGTATATAACCTGGTAAACCGTAACAAGGCGGGTCTGGGTATATCCTATGTACGTGAGTATAATAAGTTTTCGGAGCTGTTCAACGAGCGGAACCGGCGCAGATATATTGACTCGATCAGGAGAGCGGAAGCCATCCGGCAGGAAGAGATTGAAAAACAACGTGATAAAGAGGATAGTTTGAAGCGGAAGGGCGGGAATTAA
- a CDS encoding TraB/GumN family protein, whose product MLFKKTSLLFSCSLLLLTIKCQQQTAPKSSLLWEISGKGLQSPSWLYGTIHAICPDDNHFSPATLDALKQSKTLYLELNTDDKQEISRLRSAALMPEPYSFKALFAEDDYVKVSTWYRNTLNIELAQLDKLKPVIIYSLMLQKFAATTCPQPASVEAELRKLAKVQQLPVKNLETVMDQLALFDSIPDTEEAAMVLKSITDTVKSREVYQKMMAAYKQGDIQSLYSLIVETEDMLRYKDLLLDRRNRNWISIISNEAGKASTFFAVGAGHLGGNMGVIALLRKEGYTVKPVL is encoded by the coding sequence ATGTTATTCAAGAAGACCTCTTTGCTGTTTTCCTGTAGTCTGTTGTTGTTAACCATCAAATGCCAGCAGCAAACAGCCCCAAAGTCTTCCTTACTCTGGGAAATATCCGGTAAAGGCCTGCAAAGCCCATCCTGGTTGTATGGAACTATTCATGCTATCTGTCCTGATGACAATCATTTCTCTCCTGCTACCCTGGATGCGCTGAAGCAATCCAAAACGCTATACCTGGAATTGAACACCGACGATAAACAGGAAATAAGCCGTCTGCGGTCAGCAGCACTAATGCCGGAGCCTTATTCCTTCAAGGCACTGTTTGCGGAAGATGATTATGTAAAGGTGTCCACCTGGTACCGCAATACACTGAATATCGAACTGGCACAACTGGATAAGCTGAAGCCAGTGATCATATATTCCCTCATGCTACAAAAATTCGCTGCCACAACCTGCCCTCAGCCGGCATCTGTAGAGGCCGAACTTAGGAAACTGGCGAAAGTGCAGCAACTACCGGTCAAAAACCTGGAAACAGTCATGGACCAGCTGGCCCTTTTTGACAGTATTCCTGATACGGAAGAAGCCGCAATGGTGTTGAAGAGTATTACTGATACGGTGAAATCGAGGGAAGTATACCAAAAGATGATGGCCGCCTATAAACAGGGAGATATCCAGTCATTATACAGTCTGATCGTTGAAACGGAAGACATGCTCCGGTATAAGGACCTGCTGCTGGACAGGCGTAACCGCAACTGGATCAGTATCATCAGCAATGAAGCCGGCAAAGCATCTACTTTTTTCGCAGTAGGCGCAGGGCACCTGGGTGGTAACATGGGGGTGATAGCGCTCTTGCGCAAGGAAGGATATACTGTTAAACCTGTGTTATAA
- a CDS encoding aminotransferase class I/II-fold pyridoxal phosphate-dependent enzyme, with amino-acid sequence MQAQFTHTTPTGKTSISGKEYLFFSGFSYLGLHALPAFKELLKQGIDEYGTTFVSSRIANTRLLLYEELEHALAVLLQQQAAATFSSGYLASQAAVQYAATKGELLYAPSAHPALWKGQPLIPAQEWSAWAAATVDKVNAHPDGSFVIVTDSVNPLASTINDFSWLQQLKRQVLVLIDDAHGIGVIGTDGNGIIHSLPKHPPVQYLLSASLTKAYSAQGGVVSGHAADIAAIKRLPLFTGATPMMPANAWAFLQSFSLHREQRRLLQQRISYFASLTGNIGYLHNPFQLPVFLLKESAGIEKYLLEHDIMISSFGYPNPDSPPVNRIIVSAQHSEEDLYILHKLLLNR; translated from the coding sequence ATGCAGGCACAATTCACACATACAACGCCGACCGGCAAAACGAGCATTTCCGGGAAAGAATATCTCTTCTTTTCCGGATTTTCTTACCTGGGCTTACATGCGCTTCCTGCCTTTAAGGAGTTGCTGAAACAGGGTATTGATGAATATGGGACCACCTTTGTATCCTCCCGTATTGCCAATACCAGGCTGCTCCTGTATGAGGAGCTGGAGCATGCCCTGGCGGTATTGCTGCAGCAGCAGGCAGCGGCGACTTTTTCTTCCGGTTACCTGGCATCGCAGGCGGCAGTACAATATGCCGCCACAAAGGGAGAGCTGTTGTATGCGCCATCTGCCCATCCGGCTTTATGGAAAGGACAGCCACTCATTCCTGCACAGGAATGGTCTGCCTGGGCCGCCGCCACGGTCGACAAGGTCAATGCGCATCCTGACGGAAGTTTTGTGATTGTGACAGACAGCGTGAACCCGCTCGCCAGTACCATCAACGATTTCTCCTGGTTGCAACAGCTGAAGCGCCAGGTGCTGGTGCTCATTGACGATGCACATGGTATTGGCGTGATCGGGACGGATGGTAATGGCATCATACATAGCCTGCCAAAGCATCCTCCCGTTCAGTACCTGCTGTCAGCCTCCCTTACCAAGGCCTACAGCGCCCAGGGAGGCGTAGTATCGGGGCATGCGGCGGATATTGCAGCGATTAAAAGGCTCCCCCTCTTTACCGGCGCCACCCCTATGATGCCGGCCAATGCCTGGGCATTCCTGCAAAGCTTTTCCCTGCATCGCGAACAAAGACGGCTGTTACAGCAACGGATCAGTTATTTTGCATCCCTGACGGGAAATATCGGATACTTACACAACCCCTTCCAGTTGCCCGTATTCCTGCTGAAGGAGAGTGCGGGTATTGAAAAATACCTGCTGGAGCATGATATCATGATCTCCTCATTCGGTTATCCCAATCCGGATAGTCCGCCTGTGAACAGGATCATTGTTTCAGCACAGCATTCGGAGGAGGATCTGTACATACTGCATAAATTACTTTTAAACAGATAG
- a CDS encoding DUF1572 family protein, producing the protein MIGQIFLDSVLKRFAYYKSLGDQTLAVLSSEQLHWQPEGEPNSICLIVKHMSGNMHSRWTDFLHSDGEKPWRNRDVEFEDDNASAADIIRLWDAGWKCMLDAISALTPEDLEKTVYIRSEPHIVLDAINRQLSHIPYHVGQIVYIGKMIKKSDWKSLSIPKGQSQAFNQDMFGKKQQ; encoded by the coding sequence ATGATAGGACAAATCTTCCTGGATAGTGTGCTGAAAAGATTCGCATACTATAAATCACTCGGCGATCAGACACTGGCTGTGCTCAGCAGCGAACAACTGCACTGGCAGCCGGAGGGAGAGCCGAACAGCATCTGCCTCATCGTGAAACACATGAGTGGCAATATGCACTCCCGCTGGACAGATTTCCTTCACTCCGATGGCGAAAAACCCTGGCGTAACAGGGACGTGGAGTTTGAAGATGACAATGCATCTGCCGCAGATATCATCAGGCTCTGGGACGCCGGCTGGAAATGTATGCTGGATGCTATAAGCGCCCTGACACCGGAAGACCTGGAGAAGACCGTTTATATACGCAGCGAGCCGCATATTGTGCTGGATGCCATCAACAGGCAGCTCAGCCATATCCCCTATCACGTAGGGCAAATTGTGTACATTGGTAAAATGATCAAAAAATCTGACTGGAAAAGCCTGTCTATCCCCAAAGGGCAATCGCAGGCCTTCAACCAGGACATGTTTGGAAAAAAGCAACAATAA
- the ggt gene encoding gamma-glutamyltransferase: protein MRTIPVLLAITLASTAYAQQPAQINAYRYQVKKSITASHGAVVSAHPLASQAGLLMLQQGGNAVDAAIATQFALAVVYPAAGNLGGGGFLVAHLKNGKDLAIDYREKAPAAASRDMYLDASGNANTKLSQDGHLASGVPGTVAGIFASLPYAKLRIQQLIAPAITLAEKGFAITEREARSLNATQEQFSKLNTQPNAFVRKKTWKAGDTLIQKDLAATLKRISINGRAGFYEGETAAFILAEMKRGKGLITAADLKAYEAKERTAVSFYYKNYRIVTMPLPSSGGVALQQMMGMVEKYPLSAWGFHSVNAMHLMIEAERRAYADRAQYLGDPDFVKVPVKQLTAPEYLRTRMEDFDPHRAGSSKQTGAGTVYYESDETTHLSVMDNEGNAVSVTTTLNGGYGSKVVVGGAGFFLNNEMDDFSVKPGVPNMYGLVGTEANAVAPGKRMLSSMTPTIVLKKDKPYIVAGTPGGSTIITSVFQTLLNIIEFNLPVQQAVDAPKFHHQWLPDEVDVEEDFDETPLQYLREMGYKIVPHSPIGRTEVIKVNTKGQLEAAGDKRGDDSVAGY from the coding sequence ATGCGCACGATTCCTGTTTTACTGGCTATAACCCTTGCCAGCACAGCTTATGCACAACAACCAGCCCAGATCAATGCCTATCGTTATCAAGTTAAAAAAAGTATTACCGCCAGTCATGGCGCCGTAGTATCTGCCCATCCATTAGCCAGCCAGGCCGGCCTGCTGATGTTACAACAGGGTGGTAATGCGGTAGATGCGGCTATTGCCACGCAGTTTGCGTTGGCCGTGGTATATCCCGCTGCCGGGAATCTTGGCGGCGGTGGTTTCCTGGTAGCCCACCTGAAAAACGGGAAGGACCTGGCCATCGACTACAGGGAAAAAGCACCCGCAGCGGCTTCCCGCGATATGTACCTGGATGCCTCAGGCAATGCCAATACAAAACTGAGCCAGGACGGTCACCTGGCATCGGGCGTACCGGGTACCGTAGCCGGCATCTTTGCGTCCCTGCCATATGCAAAGCTGCGCATCCAGCAGCTCATTGCTCCGGCCATTACTCTGGCAGAAAAGGGCTTCGCCATTACCGAAAGGGAAGCCAGGAGCCTGAATGCAACACAGGAACAGTTCAGCAAGCTCAATACGCAACCTAACGCCTTTGTAAGAAAAAAGACCTGGAAAGCGGGAGATACCCTGATACAGAAAGACCTTGCCGCCACCCTGAAAAGGATCAGTATCAATGGCCGCGCAGGCTTTTATGAAGGGGAAACCGCGGCGTTCATCCTGGCGGAAATGAAACGCGGCAAAGGGCTGATCACCGCAGCAGACCTGAAAGCTTATGAAGCGAAAGAGCGGACAGCCGTTTCCTTCTACTATAAAAATTATCGTATCGTCACCATGCCATTACCTTCCAGCGGCGGCGTTGCCCTGCAACAGATGATGGGGATGGTGGAAAAATATCCGCTGTCTGCCTGGGGTTTCCATTCTGTCAACGCCATGCACCTCATGATAGAGGCGGAACGCCGCGCCTATGCAGACCGTGCGCAATACCTGGGAGATCCTGATTTTGTGAAAGTACCGGTAAAACAACTCACCGCTCCCGAATACCTGCGTACGCGCATGGAAGATTTTGACCCACACCGTGCAGGCTCCAGTAAACAGACCGGCGCAGGAACTGTTTATTATGAAAGTGATGAGACCACACACCTTTCTGTGATGGACAACGAGGGCAATGCTGTATCCGTAACCACCACCCTGAATGGCGGCTATGGCTCCAAAGTGGTAGTAGGCGGCGCTGGCTTTTTCCTGAACAACGAAATGGACGATTTCAGCGTAAAGCCCGGCGTGCCTAACATGTACGGCCTGGTAGGAACAGAGGCGAATGCTGTAGCTCCCGGCAAACGTATGCTGAGCTCTATGACGCCTACCATTGTGCTGAAGAAAGACAAGCCATATATTGTAGCAGGTACGCCCGGCGGCTCGACCATCATCACTTCCGTGTTCCAGACCCTGCTCAATATCATTGAATTCAACCTGCCTGTGCAGCAGGCGGTAGATGCGCCCAAATTCCATCACCAATGGCTGCCCGACGAGGTGGATGTAGAGGAAGACTTTGATGAAACACCTTTACAGTACTTAAGGGAGATGGGCTATAAGATAGTACCTCATAGTCCCATCGGACGTACAGAGGTTATTAAGGTGAACACCAAAGGACAGCTGGAAGCGGCGGGCGATAAAAGAGGCGATGACAGCGTAGCTGGTTATTGA